Proteins encoded in a region of the Pseudochaenichthys georgianus chromosome 20, fPseGeo1.2, whole genome shotgun sequence genome:
- the LOC117465964 gene encoding golgin subfamily A member 6-like protein 22 isoform X2, protein MDRTKSDQSSKETSHSQHDESLLQFDAETVKLLVMRGDELFECVTVCEERYGALEGRYGALEERYGALEEEMEANEARHKQQLDENLVTINLLKRREEELLQSQEKSTKDLAEKQQSWESGKQGMKHVVDENNHQAARNHTLETEKQKLEWKVKGVMKHNSQQTFRIHTLEKEVHQLVLQLEKQGEKNSEDQQPMEAKLKEVEKENEDLAKKYLSCETELKQVEATLKEVEKENEDLAKKNTSWETDVKQLKDQMREKEEKFSKDLAENQLSWESEKHQLEGERREMETTLKQVEESKKKLAEENRSLEMDVTLNVRLVKQFEKDMEVQREEFSERHQSWETKASSMETEIKEVTQEKEDLAQTLQSQATEFKDIHESHLSWETKVQQLEEEMKEQKEKCSKDLSQKHQSWETTVHLMETRLKEAKEERDDLAQTRLSWETKEMKMEDEKTLLEDLCLHMKNKSRGFFAHRRATEERDVVLQKMLRKMQEKEMRKKAKGEKEEKEEAGRQ, encoded by the exons ATGGATAGAACAAAGTCAGACCAGAGCAGCAAGGAGACATCCCACAGCCAGCACGATGAGAGTCTGCTGCAGTTTGACGCAGAGACCGTCAAACTGCTCGTGATGAGAGGAGACGAACTCTTTGAGTGTGTGACAGTCTGTGAGGAAAGATACGGCGCTCTGGAGGGAAGATACGGCGCTCTGGAGGAAAGATACGGCGCTCTGGAGGAGGAGATGGAAGCTAATGAGGCTCGCCACAAGCAGCAGCTGGACGAGAACCTGGTGACCATAAACCTGCTGAAAAGAAGAGAGGAAGAACTCCTTCAGAGCCAGGAGAAGTCCACCAAGGACCTGGCTGAGAAACAACAGAGCTGGGAGAGTGGAAAACAAGGCATGAAGCATGTAGTGGACGAGAACAACCACCAGGCCGCTAGAAACCACACCTTGGAGACGGAAAAACAAAAGCTGGAATGGAAAGTGAAAGGGGTGATGAAGCACAACAGTCAGCAGACCTTTAGAATCCACACCTTGGAGAAGGAAGTCCACCAGCTGGTGCTCCAGTTGGAAAAGCAGGGAGAAAAGAACTCTGAAGACCAACAACCGATGGAGGCCAAGCTAAAAGAG GTGGAGAAGGAGAACGAGGATCTGGCTAAGAAGTACCTGAGCTGCGAGACTGAGCTCAAACAGGTGGAGGCCACACTAAAAGAGGTGGAGAAGGAGAACGAGGATCTGGCAAAGAAGAACACAAGCTGGGAGACGGATGTCAAACAGCTGAAAGACCAGAtgagagagaaggaggaaaagTTCTCCAAAGACCTCGCCGAAAACCAGCTGAGCTGGGAGAGTGAGAAACATCAGCTGGAGGGCGAGAGGAGAGAGATGGAGACGACATTAAAACAGGTGGAGGAATCCAAGAAGAAGCTGGCTGAGGAGAACCGCAGCTTGGAGATGGACGTCACACTGAATGTCAGGCTGGTGAAGCAGTTTGAGAAGGACATGGAGGTGCAGCGGGAAGAGTTCTCCGAACGACACCAGAGCTGGGAGACCAAGGCCAGTTCCATGGAGACCGAAATAAAAGAGGTCACtcaggagaaggaagacctggCTCAGACACTTCAGAGCCAGGCGACTGAATTCAAAGACATTCATGAGAGCCACCTGAGCTGGGAGACAAaagtccagcagcttgaggaggagatgaaggagcAGAAGGAGAAGTGCTCCAAAGACCTGAGCCAGAAACACCAGAGCTGGGAGACCACGGTTCATCTGATGGAGACTCGACTGAAGGAGGCGAAGGAGGAGAGGGACGACCTCGCTCAGACGCGACTGAGCTGGGAGACTAAAGAGATGAAAATGGAGGACGAGAAGACACTTCTGGAGGACCTGTGTCTTCACATGAAGAATAAGAGCAGAGGATTCTTCGCTCACAGGAGGGCGACTGAGGAAAGGGACGTCGTGTTGCAGAAAATGCTACGCAAGATGCAAGAGAAGGAGATGAGAAAGAAAGCAAAGGGGGAgaaagaggagaaggaggaggccgGACGTCAGTAG
- the LOC117465964 gene encoding golgin subfamily A member 6-like protein 22 isoform X1, with protein MDRTKSDQSSKETSHSQHDESLLQFDAETVKLLVMRGDELFECVTVCEERYGALEGRYGALEERYGALEEEMEANEARHKQQLDENLVTINLLKRREEELLQSQEKSTKDLAEKQQSWESGKQGMKHVVDENNHQAARNHTLETEKQKLEWKVKGVMKHNSQQTFRIHTLEKEVHQLVLQLEKQGEKNSEDQQPMEAKLKEVEKEKDDLAKKYLSCETELKQVEAKLKEVEKEKDDLAKKNLSCETELKQVEATLKEVEKENEDLAKKYLSCETELKQVEATLKEVEKENEDLAKKNTSWETDVKQLKDQMREKEEKFSKDLAENQLSWESEKHQLEGERREMETTLKQVEESKKKLAEENRSLEMDVTLNVRLVKQFEKDMEVQREEFSERHQSWETKASSMETEIKEVTQEKEDLAQTLQSQATEFKDIHESHLSWETKVQQLEEEMKEQKEKCSKDLSQKHQSWETTVHLMETRLKEAKEERDDLAQTRLSWETKEMKMEDEKTLLEDLCLHMKNKSRGFFAHRRATEERDVVLQKMLRKMQEKEMRKKAKGEKEEKEEAGRQ; from the coding sequence ATGGATAGAACAAAGTCAGACCAGAGCAGCAAGGAGACATCCCACAGCCAGCACGATGAGAGTCTGCTGCAGTTTGACGCAGAGACCGTCAAACTGCTCGTGATGAGAGGAGACGAACTCTTTGAGTGTGTGACAGTCTGTGAGGAAAGATACGGCGCTCTGGAGGGAAGATACGGCGCTCTGGAGGAAAGATACGGCGCTCTGGAGGAGGAGATGGAAGCTAATGAGGCTCGCCACAAGCAGCAGCTGGACGAGAACCTGGTGACCATAAACCTGCTGAAAAGAAGAGAGGAAGAACTCCTTCAGAGCCAGGAGAAGTCCACCAAGGACCTGGCTGAGAAACAACAGAGCTGGGAGAGTGGAAAACAAGGCATGAAGCATGTAGTGGACGAGAACAACCACCAGGCCGCTAGAAACCACACCTTGGAGACGGAAAAACAAAAGCTGGAATGGAAAGTGAAAGGGGTGATGAAGCACAACAGTCAGCAGACCTTTAGAATCCACACCTTGGAGAAGGAAGTCCACCAGCTGGTGCTCCAGTTGGAAAAGCAGGGAGAAAAGAACTCTGAAGACCAACAACCGATGGAGGCCAAGCTAAAAGAGGTGGAGAAGGAAAAGGACGACCTGGCTAAGAAGTACCTGAGCTGCGAGACTGAGCTCAAACAGGTGGAGGCCAAGCTAAAAGAGGTGGAGAAGGAAAAGGACGACCTGGCTAAGAAGAACCTGAGCTGCGAGACTGAGCTCAAACAGGTGGAGGCCACACTAAAAGAGGTGGAGAAGGAGAACGAGGATCTGGCTAAGAAGTACCTGAGCTGCGAGACTGAGCTCAAACAGGTGGAGGCCACACTAAAAGAGGTGGAGAAGGAGAACGAGGATCTGGCAAAGAAGAACACAAGCTGGGAGACGGATGTCAAACAGCTGAAAGACCAGAtgagagagaaggaggaaaagTTCTCCAAAGACCTCGCCGAAAACCAGCTGAGCTGGGAGAGTGAGAAACATCAGCTGGAGGGCGAGAGGAGAGAGATGGAGACGACATTAAAACAGGTGGAGGAATCCAAGAAGAAGCTGGCTGAGGAGAACCGCAGCTTGGAGATGGACGTCACACTGAATGTCAGGCTGGTGAAGCAGTTTGAGAAGGACATGGAGGTGCAGCGGGAAGAGTTCTCCGAACGACACCAGAGCTGGGAGACCAAGGCCAGTTCCATGGAGACCGAAATAAAAGAGGTCACtcaggagaaggaagacctggCTCAGACACTTCAGAGCCAGGCGACTGAATTCAAAGACATTCATGAGAGCCACCTGAGCTGGGAGACAAaagtccagcagcttgaggaggagatgaaggagcAGAAGGAGAAGTGCTCCAAAGACCTGAGCCAGAAACACCAGAGCTGGGAGACCACGGTTCATCTGATGGAGACTCGACTGAAGGAGGCGAAGGAGGAGAGGGACGACCTCGCTCAGACGCGACTGAGCTGGGAGACTAAAGAGATGAAAATGGAGGACGAGAAGACACTTCTGGAGGACCTGTGTCTTCACATGAAGAATAAGAGCAGAGGATTCTTCGCTCACAGGAGGGCGACTGAGGAAAGGGACGTCGTGTTGCAGAAAATGCTACGCAAGATGCAAGAGAAGGAGATGAGAAAGAAAGCAAAGGGGGAgaaagaggagaaggaggaggccgGACGTCAGTAG